The Flavobacteriales bacterium genome includes a window with the following:
- a CDS encoding SCO family protein: protein MKSCLTKALVVFLAASAVVAVAYFWYQKSNPLPVYSPAQVNPILVDEDVRFNKNHRVEYFSLSDQTGGTTDSTFLTGKIHVADFFFTTCQTICPIMSGKMDYVASQFSTEDDLRFLSFSVLPEEDSIPALAAYATAYGVDDGQWRLLTGDRKKIYQLARRSYFTLKPAEVGEGDGGKSDFIHTNNFVLVDSQQRIRGYYDGTSDLEMNRLISDIELLLEEEKKKQAED from the coding sequence ATGAAATCCTGTCTGACAAAAGCACTGGTCGTATTCCTTGCTGCGAGTGCCGTAGTAGCTGTGGCCTATTTCTGGTATCAGAAGTCCAATCCCTTACCTGTCTATAGCCCTGCGCAGGTCAACCCCATCTTGGTGGATGAAGATGTCCGATTCAATAAGAATCACCGGGTCGAGTATTTCTCGCTTTCCGACCAGACCGGAGGCACTACCGATTCTACTTTTCTCACAGGCAAGATACACGTGGCTGATTTCTTCTTCACCACCTGTCAGACCATCTGTCCGATCATGAGCGGCAAGATGGACTATGTGGCCAGCCAATTCAGTACCGAAGATGACCTCAGGTTCCTCTCCTTCTCTGTTCTACCGGAAGAAGACAGCATTCCGGCTCTGGCTGCCTATGCAACCGCCTATGGCGTAGATGATGGTCAATGGAGACTCCTGACCGGTGACCGAAAGAAAATCTATCAACTCGCGCGCAGGTCGTACTTCACCTTAAAGCCTGCCGAGGTAGGTGAAGGAGATGGTGGCAAGAGCGATTTCATCCACACCAATAATTTCGTTCTGGTAGATAGTCAGCAACGCATCAGAGGCTATTACGATGGCACCTCCGATCTGGAAATGAATCGTCTCATATCGGACATCGAGTTACTGCTCGAGGAGGAAAAAAAGAAGCAAGCCGAAGATTGA
- a CDS encoding T9SS type A sorting domain-containing protein — protein MRTFNPSILLALLAVTYWSQVVYSQSLRSPESIVWDEEGQRYLISNTVDGQLRTVDISGDIDLFGIDSKGSHGLLLQNGMLYACFRNEIRCYDTEGDRLVDTYEVPEAKFLNGICADDQGFLYITDFSERSIFQIEVEDDGGRPVSSQVWKEIDQIPNGIAYDAFRDELVVVTWGSSGLVHCYDRQTADLKHSLESGYANLESILIDDRGDAYVSAWSPSAILKFEQGVRSAPVVWRSEDVFRPTGMVLSDQNDLLFLSTDFGHIHGLSESGPRSTGPMLDAFPNPVSVNSLITYQVMEPGPVHISIYDSRGTLVQTLMTEEKQRGIHQFMYQREERANGLYFINIQNGSSNQAIAVTLVD, from the coding sequence TTGTGTGGGATGAAGAAGGGCAGAGATATCTGATTTCCAATACGGTGGATGGTCAATTGAGAACAGTGGATATCTCTGGCGATATCGACCTTTTCGGTATAGATTCCAAAGGCTCACATGGTCTTTTGCTCCAGAATGGGATGCTCTATGCCTGCTTCCGGAATGAGATACGATGTTACGATACCGAGGGCGATAGACTGGTTGACACCTATGAGGTGCCCGAAGCAAAGTTCTTGAATGGAATCTGTGCAGATGACCAAGGATTCCTATATATCACTGATTTTTCAGAACGGAGCATCTTCCAGATCGAGGTGGAAGATGATGGTGGGAGGCCTGTCTCCAGTCAGGTTTGGAAAGAGATAGATCAGATTCCCAATGGGATTGCCTACGATGCCTTCAGAGATGAATTGGTCGTTGTGACCTGGGGATCCAGTGGCCTGGTCCATTGCTATGACAGACAGACTGCCGATCTGAAGCATAGCCTAGAGAGCGGATATGCCAATTTGGAGAGTATTCTCATAGATGACCGTGGAGATGCCTATGTCTCAGCTTGGAGTCCTTCGGCCATTCTGAAATTCGAACAAGGAGTGCGCAGTGCTCCGGTCGTATGGAGGTCTGAAGATGTATTCCGTCCTACGGGAATGGTACTTAGCGATCAGAATGATCTACTCTTTCTGAGTACCGATTTCGGACACATACACGGCCTATCCGAATCAGGTCCACGCTCAACTGGGCCCATGCTCGATGCCTTCCCGAATCCGGTGTCCGTAAATTCCCTTATCACCTATCAAGTGATGGAACCGGGTCCGGTACACATATCTATCTATGACAGCCGTGGAACTTTGGTGCAGACACTCATGACCGAAGAGAAGCAAAGAGGAATACATCAATTCATGTATCAGAGAGAGGAGAGGGCCAACGGGCTGTATTTCATCAATATTCAGAACGGATCGAGCAATCAAGCGATTGCCGTCACCTTAGTGGACTGA